In Equus asinus isolate D_3611 breed Donkey chromosome 13, EquAss-T2T_v2, whole genome shotgun sequence, one DNA window encodes the following:
- the AANAT gene encoding serotonin N-acetyltransferase codes for MSTQSIHYLKPVALCLAPGIPDSPSRHRRHTLPASEFRCLTPEDAASVFEIEREAFISVSGTCPLYLDEIRHFLTLCPELSLGWFQEGRLVAFIIGSLWDEERLTQESLTLHRPGGRTAHLHVLAVHHTFRQQGKGSILLWRYLHHLGSQPTVRRAVLMCEDTLVPFYERFGFYPVGPCAITVGSLAFTELQCSLRSHASLRRNSNC; via the exons ATGTCCACACAGAGCATCCACTACCTGAAGCCCGTGGccctgtgcctggcacctggGATCCCAGACTCCCCAAGCCGCCACCGGCGCCACACACTCCCTGCCAGCGAGTTTCGCTGCCTCACCCCAGAGGACGCAGCTAGCGTGTTTGAGATTGAGCGTGAGG CCTTCATCTCTGTCTCGGGCACGTGCCCCCTGTATCTGGATGAGATCCGGCACTTCCTGACCCTCTGTCCAGAGCTGTCCTTGGGCTGGTTCCAGGAGGGCCGCCTCGTGGCCTTCATCATCGGCTCGCTGTGGGATGAGGAGAGACTCACTCAG GAATCACTGACGCTGCACAGGCCTGGTGGCCGCACGGCCCACCTGCATGTGCTGGCTGTGCACCACACCTTCCGGCAGCAAGGCAAGGGCTCCATCCTGCTGTGGCGCTACCTGCACCACCTGGGCAGCCAGCCCACCGTGCGCCGGGCCGTGCTCATGTGCGAGGACACACTGGTGCCCTTCTACGAGAGGTTCGGCTTCTACCCTGTGGGCCCGTGCGCCATCACTGTGGGCTCACTCGCCTTCACGGAGCTCCAGTGCTCCCTGCGCAGCCATGCCTCCCTGCGCAGGAACAGCAACTGCTAA
- the RHBDF2 gene encoding inactive rhomboid protein 2: MACADKNGESISSVSSSRLQSRKPPNLSITIPPPETPTPSEQTSMLPQRPRNPAYLKSVSLQEPRGRWQEGSSEKRPGFRRQASLSQSIRKGTAQWFGVSGDWEVKRQHWQRRSLHHCSVRYGRLKASCQRDLELPSQEVPSFQGTESPKPCKMPKIVDPLARGRAFRHPDEVDRPHAPHPPLTPGVLSLTSFTSVRSGYSHLPRRKRMSVAHMSFQAAAALLKGRSVLDATGQRCRVVKCSFAYPSSLEEDVVDGADTFDSSFFSKEEMSSMPDDVFESPPLSASYFRAIPRSASPLSPDGLQIPLKEHGPAPGPAARRGKRIASKVKHFAFDRKKRHYGLGVVGNWLNRSYRRSISSTVQRQLESFDSHRPYFTYWLTFVHIIITLLVICTYGIAPVGFAQHVTTQLVLRNKGVYESVKYIQQENFWIGPSSIDLIHLGAKFSPCIRKDRQIEQLVLRERDLERDSGCCVQNDHSGCIQTQRKDCSETLATFVKWQDDTGPPMDKSDLGQKRTSGAVCHQDPRTCEEPASSGAHIWPDDITKWPICTEQSRSNRTGFLHIDCQIRGRPCCIGTKGSCEITTREYCEFMHGYFHEEATLCSQVHCLDEVCGLLPFLNPEVPDQFYRLWLSLFLHAGVVHCLVSVVFQMTILRDLEKLAGWHRIAIIFILSGITGNLASAIFLPYRAEVGPAGSQFGLLACLFVELFQSWQLLERPWKAFLNLSAIVLFLFICGLLPWIDNIAHIFGFLSGLLLAFAFLPYITFGTSDKYRKRALILVSLLVFAGLFASLVIWLYVYPINWPWIEYLTCFPFTSRFCEKYELDQVLH, from the exons ATGGCATGTGCTGACAAGAATGGCGAGAGCATCTCCTCTGTGTCTAGCAGCCGCCTGCAGAGCCGGAAGCCGCCCAACCTGTCCATCACCATCCCACCGCCTGAGACCCCGACCCCTAGCGAGCAGACCAGCATGCTGCCCCAG AGGCCCAGGAATCCTGCCTACTTGAAGAGTGTCAGCCTCCAGGAGCCACGAGGACGATGGCAGGAGGGCAGCTCGGAGAAGCGCCCTGGCTTCCGCCGCCAGGCCTCCCTGTCCCAGAGCATCCGCAA GGGCACGGCCCAGTGGTTTGGGGTCAGCGGCGACTGGGAGGTGAAGCGGCAGCACTGGCAACGCCGGAGCCTGCACCACTGCAGCGTGCGCTACGGCCGCCTCAAGGCCTCGTGCCAGAGGGACCTGGAGCTCCCCAGCCAGGAGGTGCCTTCCTTCCAGGGCACTGAGTCTCCAAAACCCTGCAAGATGCCCAAG ATTGTGGATCCACTGGCCCGAGGACGGGCATTCCGCCACCCAGACGAGGTGGACCGGCCCCATGCCCCACACCCACCATTAACCCCTGGGGTCctgtccctcacctccttcaccAGCGTTCGCTCTGGCTATTCCCACCTGCCCCGCCGCAAGAGGATGTCTGTGGCCCACATGAGCTTTCAAGCTGCTGCCGCCCTCCTCAAG GGGCGCTCGGTGCTAGATGCCACGGGACAACGGTGCCGGGTGGTCAAATGCAGCTTTGCTTACCCCAGCTCCCTGGAGGAGGATGTGGTCGATGGGGCAGACACGTTTGACTCTTCGTTTTTTAGTAAG gaagaaATGAGCTCCATGCCCGATGATGTGTTTGAGTCTCCCCCACTCTCTGCCAGCTACTTCCGGGCGATCCCACGCTCAGCCTCCCCGCTCTCCCCTGATGGGTTGCAGATCCCTCT GAAGGAGCACGGTCCAGCCCCGGGCCCCGCGGCCAGGCGTGGCAAGCGCATCGCCTCCAAGGTGAAGCACTTTGCCTTCGACCGGAAGAAGCGGCACTACGGCCTGGGCGTGGTGGGCAACTGGCTGAACCGCAGCTACCGTCGCAGCATCAGCAGCACCGTGCAGCGGCAGCTGGAGAGCTTCGACAGCCACCG GCCCTACTTCACCTACTGGCTGACTTTTGTCCACATCATCATCACGCTGCTGGTGATTTGCACGTATGGCATCGCGCCCGTGGGTTTTGCCCAGCACGTCACCACTCAGCTG GTGCTCAGGAACAAAGGTGTGTATGAGAGCGTGAAGTACATCCAGCAGGAGAACTTCTGGATCGGCCCCAGCTCG ATTGACTTGATCCACCTGGGAGCCAAGTTCTCGCCCTGCATCCGGAAGGACAGGCAGATTGAGCAACTGGTGCTGCGGGAGCGAGATCTGGAGCGGGACTCAGGCTGCTGCGTCCAGAATGACCACTCAGGCTGCATCCAGACCCAGCGGAAGGACTGCTCG GAGACTTTGGCTACTTTTGTCAAGTGGCAGGACGATACAGGGCCCCCCATGGACAAGTCTGATCTGGGCCAGAAGCGGACGTCAGGGGCTGTGTGCCACCAGGACCCCAG AACCTGTGAGGAGCCGGCCTCCAGCGGTGCCCACATCTGGCCCGATGATATCACCAAGTGGCCA ATCTGCACGGAGCAGTCCAGGAGTAACCGCACAGGCTTCCTGCACATAGACTGCCAGATCAGAGGCCGCCCCTGCTGCATCGGCACCAAGGGCAG CTGTGAGATCACCACTCGGGAATACTGTGAGTTCATGCACGGCTATTTCCACGAAGAGGCTACGCTCTGCTCCCAG GTGCACTGCTTGGATGAGGTGTGTGGGCTGCTGCCCTTCCTCAACCCTGAGGTCCCAGATCAGTTCTACAGGCTCTGGCTGTCTCTGTTCCTCCATGCTGG CGTGGTGCACTGCCTTGTGTCTGTGGTCTTCCAAATGACCATCCTGCGGGACCTGGAGAAGCTGGCCGGCTGGCACCGCATTGCCATCATCTTCATCCTCAGCGGCATCACTGGCAATCTCGCCAGTGCCATCTTCCTCCCGTACCGGGCAGAG gtgGGCCCAGCCGGCTCGCAGTTCGGCCTCCTCGCCTGCCTCTTCGTGGAGCTCTTCCAGAGCTGGCAGCTGCTGGAGCGGCCCTGGAAGGCCTTCCTGAACCTGTCGGCCATCGTGCTCTTCCTGTTCATCTGCGGCCTCCTGCCCTGGATCGACAACATTGCCCACATCTTCGGCTTCCTCAGCGGCCTGCTGCTTGCCTTCGCCTTTCTGCCCTACATCACCTTCGGCACCAGCGACAAGTACCGCAAGCGCGCCCTCATCCTGGTGTCGCTGCTGGTCTTTGCTGGCCTCTTCGCCTCGCTCGTCATCTGGCTGTATGTCTACCCCATCAACTGGCCCTGGATCGAGTACCTCACCTGCTTCCCCTTCACCAGCCGCTTCTGTGAGAAGTACGAGCTGGACCAGGTGCTGCACTGA